Proteins from a genomic interval of Bacilli bacterium:
- a CDS encoding AAA family ATPase, which translates to MNATLLQSPAPKPFSKELDPALCYESRGHREASARLDLMIQHRTLGVLTGEVGGGKSTLIRRLFASLDPMAYLPIYLCYASLKPREFYGGLLEAVGVEPVYTVSKARKLWQEVVRSRSAPGERTMVVVIDEAHEMSEAMLLELRFALNYNIDSASFFPLILVGQPELRKLLRLKKYEATVQRIGMQYHLSGMSKEETSAYIRHHMTVSRTEKPVFAESALSRIFAASQGLPRVVNQICMQILLDAAARNLEVIEEADVVRVLADMDRQRGVTS; encoded by the coding sequence ATGAATGCCACCCTGCTGCAGAGCCCGGCCCCTAAACCGTTCAGCAAGGAACTGGATCCCGCACTTTGCTATGAATCCCGTGGACACCGCGAAGCGTCTGCCCGTCTGGATCTGATGATTCAGCATCGGACGCTGGGCGTTCTCACCGGTGAAGTGGGCGGCGGCAAGTCGACCTTAATCCGGCGGCTGTTCGCCTCCCTTGATCCCATGGCCTATCTGCCGATCTACCTGTGCTATGCGTCACTCAAGCCACGAGAATTCTATGGAGGCCTGCTGGAGGCGGTCGGCGTAGAACCGGTCTACACCGTCTCCAAGGCGCGTAAACTCTGGCAGGAAGTCGTCCGCAGCCGTTCCGCACCTGGTGAGCGTACCATGGTCGTCGTCATCGATGAGGCGCACGAGATGAGCGAAGCGATGCTGCTTGAATTACGCTTCGCGCTCAATTACAACATCGATTCCGCCTCGTTCTTTCCCTTGATTCTCGTCGGCCAGCCGGAGCTTCGCAAGCTGCTCCGGCTGAAGAAGTACGAAGCCACCGTCCAGCGCATTGGCATGCAGTACCACTTGAGCGGCATGAGTAAGGAGGAAACGAGCGCCTATATTCGGCACCACATGACCGTAAGCCGGACGGAGAAGCCCGTGTTTGCCGAAAGCGCGCTCAGCCGCATCTTTGCTGCCAGCCAGGGGCTTCCACGCGTGGTGAACCAGATCTGCATGCAGATTCTGCTCGACGCCGCCGCCCGGAATCTGGAGGTCATTGAAGAAGCCGACGTCGTTCGTGTGCTTGCCGATATGGACCGGCAGCGCGGCGTTACGAGTTGA